A stretch of the uncultured Cohaesibacter sp. genome encodes the following:
- a CDS encoding HD family hydrolase — translation MAKRNDTPRAWQRMLSGRRLDLLDPSPFDIEIEDIAHGLARVARWNGQTYGSHPFSVAQHSLIVEMVMRHKFPDIPADAALMALLHDGPEYVIGDMISPFKSAIGEVYKAIETKLEAAIHLRFGLPAHPNRALKRQIKVADHVSAYFEAVQLAGFDRAEAEILFGSPDGIDPDDLPITPWSTEQAQLAFLERFHVLHDQLK, via the coding sequence ATGGCGAAACGAAACGACACACCAAGAGCATGGCAGCGCATGCTCTCAGGACGGCGGCTAGACCTTCTTGATCCATCCCCTTTCGACATAGAGATTGAAGATATCGCTCATGGTCTGGCACGAGTTGCCCGTTGGAATGGACAAACTTATGGCAGTCATCCCTTCTCTGTTGCTCAGCATAGCTTGATTGTCGAAATGGTCATGCGGCACAAATTCCCCGACATACCTGCCGATGCGGCCTTGATGGCGCTGCTGCATGACGGGCCGGAATATGTCATTGGCGACATGATTTCCCCTTTCAAGTCGGCAATTGGTGAAGTTTACAAGGCCATTGAGACCAAGCTGGAGGCGGCAATCCATCTGCGCTTTGGGCTGCCAGCCCATCCCAATCGCGCACTAAAACGTCAAATCAAGGTTGCAGACCACGTATCTGCCTATTTCGAAGCTGTGCAATTGGCGGGTTTTGATCGCGCTGAAGCAGAAATCCTGTTTGGCTCGCCTGACGGCATTGATCCCGATGATCTGCCGATCACCCCCTGGAGCACAGAGCAGGCTCAGCTAGCCTTTCTTGAACGCTTCCATGTGCTGCATGATCAATTGAAATAG
- a CDS encoding protein-tyrosine phosphatase family protein: MPETGDQTMLYVCSLSKLQQVVDEVEATHLVTVLNPEMGMERPERIAPERHLRLNLNDIAATLPGFKLASEQQVQQLIDFVQAWDRQTPMVVHCWAGVSRSTASAYIAACSLRPDMSEIDLANALREASPRATPNSHLIALADDLMGRDGRMIEAIESLGRGAYCYEGDIFAMPHIPAPGVAPLSLLDAKTRLRTPTQ, translated from the coding sequence ATGCCAGAGACCGGAGACCAAACCATGCTTTATGTCTGCTCGCTGTCGAAACTCCAGCAGGTTGTCGACGAAGTCGAGGCCACTCATCTGGTCACCGTGCTTAATCCGGAAATGGGTATGGAACGCCCGGAGCGCATTGCGCCGGAACGGCATTTGCGTCTCAATCTGAATGATATTGCCGCCACACTGCCCGGTTTCAAGCTTGCGTCCGAACAGCAGGTGCAGCAGTTGATCGACTTTGTCCAAGCCTGGGACAGGCAAACACCTATGGTGGTTCATTGCTGGGCAGGGGTTAGCCGGTCGACGGCCTCAGCCTATATTGCGGCCTGCTCTCTCAGACCGGACATGAGCGAGATTGACCTGGCGAATGCGCTCCGCGAAGCCTCGCCACGCGCCACCCCGAATTCGCATCTGATCGCATTGGCAGATGATCTCATGGGTCGTGACGGGCGGATGATTGAAGCCATTGAGTCGCTTGGTCGTGGGGCCTATTGCTATGAAGGCGATATTTTTGCCATGCCCCATATTCCAGCGCCGGGCGTGGCGCCGCTTTCGTTGTTGGATGCTAAAACACGCCTGCGCACCCCCACACAGTAA
- a CDS encoding NAD regulator — protein MPLILEVDPALVGRPAEERAGAPSLHGDKGTRGGLPFGPFDPLHHRTLEAGLRSWVEQQTGLKLGYVEQLYTFGDRGRRTKDGSNSPHEVSIGYLALTRLYRDREDSAAEEMADLRVPVGGRWHSWYRYFPWEDWREIRPALLDAQILPALQQWAEEAPDDGNKGLSPKQRLRLSFGLDGAVWDEERVLDRYELLYEAGLVEEHCRDRGLPSSSTEGPLFGQPLRMDHRRILATAISRMRAKLKYRPVVFELMPDSFTLTELQSTVEAISGRHLHKQNFRRLVEQAELVEPTGASATATGGRPAKLFRFRRSVMAERPAPGLKLGSSGSSGGV, from the coding sequence ATGCCACTCATTCTGGAGGTAGACCCGGCATTGGTCGGTCGGCCCGCAGAGGAGCGTGCGGGCGCTCCGTCTCTTCATGGTGACAAGGGAACGCGCGGCGGTCTGCCTTTCGGGCCATTTGATCCGCTCCACCACCGGACCCTGGAAGCGGGGCTGCGCAGCTGGGTTGAGCAGCAAACCGGGTTAAAGCTTGGCTATGTCGAGCAACTTTACACCTTTGGTGATCGGGGGCGCCGCACCAAAGATGGCAGCAACAGCCCGCACGAAGTCTCCATCGGTTACTTGGCCCTGACCCGCCTTTATCGGGATCGGGAGGACAGTGCGGCGGAAGAAATGGCCGATTTGCGCGTCCCGGTCGGTGGGCGCTGGCACAGCTGGTATCGCTATTTTCCATGGGAGGATTGGCGCGAAATACGCCCTGCCCTGCTCGACGCGCAGATTTTGCCAGCCCTTCAGCAATGGGCCGAGGAAGCACCGGATGATGGCAACAAGGGTCTCAGCCCGAAACAGCGCCTGCGCCTGTCATTTGGCCTTGATGGGGCGGTGTGGGACGAGGAGCGTGTGCTTGATCGTTATGAATTGCTCTATGAGGCGGGGCTGGTGGAAGAGCATTGCCGCGACCGGGGGCTGCCTTCCTCAAGCACCGAAGGGCCATTGTTTGGACAGCCTTTGCGGATGGACCACCGGCGCATCCTTGCGACAGCCATTTCGCGCATGCGGGCGAAGCTGAAATATCGCCCGGTGGTGTTCGAATTGATGCCAGACAGTTTTACCCTGACCGAATTGCAAAGCACCGTTGAGGCCATTTCCGGTCGGCACCTGCATAAGCAGAATTTCCGCCGTCTGGTGGAGCAGGCCGAATTGGTGGAGCCAACCGGGGCCAGTGCGACCGCAACCGGTGGGCGTCCTGCCAAATTGTTCCGCTTTCGCCGCTCAGTAATGGCAGAACGTCCAGCGCCGGGGCTCAAACTTGGTAGCTCGGGCAGTTCTGGCGGCGTGTGA
- a CDS encoding ribonuclease HII, with protein sequence MIKKVTQSPNRAKASAKKAGKPSQGALFEMHASGPDFSLEKAAIKRFGGPVAGVDEVGRGPLAGPVVTAAVILDPDAIPAGLNDSKKLSEKKRNTLFDQICQSAHVSIASASPDQIDALNIRGATLWAMVRALSGLSLSPAYALFDGRDVAPGAPCPGEAVIKGDGRSLSIAAASIVAKVARDRMMMRIGRHFPGYGFETHMGYGTKAHLEGLDRLGVCLHHRRSFKPIADRLALSDSLDTKV encoded by the coding sequence ATGATAAAGAAAGTCACTCAGAGCCCCAACAGGGCCAAAGCATCGGCAAAGAAAGCCGGCAAGCCATCGCAAGGGGCCTTGTTCGAGATGCACGCAAGTGGGCCGGATTTCAGCCTTGAAAAGGCGGCGATCAAACGCTTTGGTGGCCCCGTCGCCGGGGTCGATGAAGTGGGGCGCGGTCCATTGGCAGGCCCTGTGGTCACCGCTGCGGTGATCCTTGACCCAGATGCCATCCCGGCGGGGCTGAATGATTCAAAGAAGCTCAGCGAGAAGAAACGCAACACCCTGTTCGACCAGATTTGTCAAAGCGCCCATGTATCCATCGCGTCAGCGTCGCCGGACCAGATTGATGCGCTGAATATTCGCGGCGCGACCCTGTGGGCGATGGTTCGGGCGCTCAGTGGTCTGAGCCTTTCGCCTGCCTATGCTCTGTTTGACGGGCGCGATGTCGCTCCCGGTGCACCCTGCCCCGGCGAAGCGGTGATCAAGGGCGATGGACGGTCCCTGTCGATTGCGGCGGCCTCAATCGTTGCCAAGGTGGCACGGGACCGGATGATGATGCGCATCGGCAGGCACTTTCCCGGCTATGGTTTTGAGACCCATATGGGTTATGGCACCAAGGCCCATTTGGAAGGGCTGGACCGACTTGGGGTTTGTCTCCACCATCGCCGGTCCTTCAAGCCGATTGCCGACCGATTGGCTTTGTCAGACAGTCTGGACACCAAAGTGTAG
- a CDS encoding DUF2207 domain-containing protein — protein MPHLAMVPMIFRAMRSILPLIALSFVFLGASFDAHAQRGERITDYTVALTVNKDRTVDIVETITINVEGNVFKRGLLRDIPVRYRGKLGETVYIDLDVKSIKRDGRTEPYHQSYEGRYVRLRIGNADVMLQHGLHTYEIRYSVSDSIGFFEKYDEIYWNAIGTEWPFGIDNAQVSILLPEGANIQQQAFYTGSQGAQSSDFEVVNRTESQVTVRSTRPFAAREGMTIAVAWQKGIVPAPSEAEKMAETAFDNSPLAILILALVTQLLWLYSAWKKVGRDPEGGAIIPRFHPPKDISPAIASYVSGLGSFAKSQEASFMAALVDLAIKGYLTIDSTGDDVAVVKSGKGDPNRLPAGQKALFAKLFASKKRRTFAKLPYKTMAGIMTAFSNAVDVETDQVYFRRNNGYMLPGFIIAILGLLGYCVASVIWSPPFNIPLLTLVAAGCATGVLAIVIGIIDFIKGKQTISSLFRLPFFVIIFFGTIFTVVAGDDVAAMLTLNWLHVPFIMAMVIALYLFSDWMKAPTKLGREVLDEVEGLRLFMTVTVAEQAEHVDMPDLTPQLYEDLLPYAIGLGVEKTWSKAFEEKVFSQLPPENAYRPRWYSGRFDTARPTATLAAMTSTLGTNLASAMTPPASSSSGSSGGGFSGGGGGGGGGGGW, from the coding sequence GTGCCCCATCTTGCCATGGTGCCAATGATATTCCGCGCGATGCGTTCCATTTTGCCGCTGATTGCTTTGTCCTTTGTGTTCCTTGGGGCCTCTTTCGATGCCCATGCCCAGAGGGGCGAGCGGATCACGGATTACACAGTGGCCCTGACGGTCAACAAGGACCGCACGGTCGACATTGTCGAAACCATCACCATCAATGTTGAAGGCAACGTCTTCAAACGCGGCCTGTTGCGGGACATCCCGGTTCGCTATCGCGGCAAGCTTGGCGAGACGGTCTACATCGATCTTGATGTGAAGAGCATCAAGCGCGACGGTCGCACCGAACCTTATCATCAGTCTTATGAAGGCCGTTATGTCCGCCTCAGGATCGGCAACGCGGACGTCATGTTGCAACATGGCCTCCACACCTACGAAATTCGTTATAGCGTGTCGGATTCCATCGGCTTTTTTGAAAAATATGATGAGATCTACTGGAATGCCATCGGCACCGAATGGCCCTTTGGCATTGATAACGCACAGGTCTCCATCCTGTTGCCCGAAGGCGCCAATATCCAGCAACAGGCCTTTTATACTGGCAGCCAGGGGGCGCAATCCAGCGACTTTGAAGTCGTCAATCGCACCGAGAGTCAGGTCACGGTCCGGTCCACCCGGCCCTTTGCTGCGCGTGAAGGCATGACAATTGCCGTTGCTTGGCAAAAAGGCATTGTTCCCGCTCCGAGCGAAGCGGAAAAGATGGCAGAAACGGCATTCGACAACAGTCCGTTGGCCATTCTGATACTGGCGCTGGTGACCCAGTTGCTCTGGCTATATTCTGCTTGGAAGAAGGTCGGACGGGACCCCGAAGGGGGCGCGATCATTCCGCGCTTTCACCCGCCAAAAGACATTTCTCCGGCCATCGCGTCCTATGTCTCCGGCCTTGGTTCCTTTGCCAAAAGTCAAGAGGCAAGCTTCATGGCAGCCTTGGTGGATCTCGCCATCAAGGGCTATTTGACCATCGACAGCACCGGTGATGATGTCGCCGTGGTAAAGAGTGGGAAAGGCGATCCCAACCGCTTGCCCGCCGGGCAGAAGGCTCTGTTTGCCAAATTATTCGCCTCCAAAAAGCGGCGCACCTTTGCAAAGCTGCCTTACAAGACCATGGCTGGCATCATGACCGCTTTTTCCAATGCGGTTGATGTGGAAACCGATCAGGTTTATTTTCGCCGCAACAATGGCTATATGCTGCCTGGTTTCATCATTGCCATTCTTGGGCTGCTGGGCTATTGCGTCGCGTCTGTTATCTGGTCGCCGCCCTTCAACATTCCTCTGCTCACACTGGTTGCTGCGGGCTGCGCCACTGGCGTGCTGGCGATTGTCATTGGCATCATTGATTTCATAAAGGGCAAGCAGACAATCAGCTCGCTCTTCAGGCTGCCTTTCTTTGTCATCATCTTCTTTGGTACGATTTTCACTGTCGTGGCGGGCGATGATGTCGCCGCCATGCTCACCCTTAACTGGCTCCATGTTCCTTTCATCATGGCAATGGTCATTGCGCTCTACCTGTTTAGCGACTGGATGAAGGCACCAACCAAGCTGGGCCGCGAAGTGCTCGACGAGGTGGAAGGGTTGCGGCTGTTCATGACCGTTACCGTTGCCGAGCAAGCAGAGCATGTCGACATGCCAGATCTGACGCCTCAGCTTTATGAGGATTTGCTGCCCTACGCGATTGGGCTGGGGGTTGAAAAGACCTGGTCCAAGGCCTTTGAGGAGAAAGTCTTCTCGCAATTGCCGCCAGAGAATGCCTATCGCCCACGTTGGTATAGTGGCCGCTTTGACACGGCGCGCCCAACCGCAACACTGGCCGCGATGACTTCAACGCTCGGCACAAATCTCGCAAGTGCCATGACGCCGCCTGCTTCCTCGTCTTCCGGCTCCAGCGGTGGTGGCTTTTCCGGTGGCGGCGGTGGTGGCGGCGGCGGCGGCGGCTGGTAA
- a CDS encoding LemA family protein, translating to MSISWVLLGALVLVGFYAVSIYNKLVKNRQMADEGWSGIDVQLKRRANLIPNLVETVKGYMGHERETLEKVTEMRARAAGAASGGAAERSQAEGDLSKALVNLMAVAENYPDLKANEGFQNLQKELASVEDEIQLARRYFNGTVRNLNVLVESFPSNLIANFFQFYKRDYFELENEADRLTPQVQF from the coding sequence ATGTCCATCAGTTGGGTCTTACTAGGCGCGCTTGTGCTTGTGGGCTTCTATGCTGTGTCGATCTACAACAAGCTGGTGAAAAATCGCCAGATGGCCGATGAAGGCTGGTCGGGGATCGATGTTCAGTTGAAACGGCGGGCCAACCTCATTCCGAATCTGGTTGAGACCGTGAAGGGCTATATGGGGCATGAGCGTGAGACCCTGGAAAAGGTCACCGAAATGCGGGCCCGTGCTGCTGGTGCTGCGTCCGGTGGGGCTGCCGAGCGCTCGCAGGCCGAAGGAGACTTGTCCAAGGCTTTGGTCAATCTCATGGCAGTTGCCGAGAATTATCCTGATCTCAAGGCCAATGAAGGCTTTCAGAATCTGCAAAAAGAACTGGCCAGCGTGGAAGATGAAATCCAGTTGGCGCGCCGTTATTTCAATGGCACCGTTCGCAATCTCAATGTGCTGGTGGAATCCTTCCCTTCCAACTTGATTGCCAATTTCTTCCAGTTTTACAAACGCGACTATTTTGAACTGGAAAATGAGGCCGACCGGCTGACGCCTCAGGTCCAGTTTTAA
- a CDS encoding ChaN family lipoprotein: MTQPHAKSGRRHAKRVPLANRWITDAVIAGLILVPLCLFPLSTKAKEPAMLLEDHPLANTIWNTATGKQIDQSALLSAIEDKMVVMIGEKHDNPLHHEKQALMVRHLREAGAKGRLVMEMAEQVHQANLDKANLEGLDQLGADIAWEARGWPAWSQYRPIVSEALKAGMELKAGNPDRATLMQLGKGQALDADHLVDLRWDRDYTAPQLNSLLDELVDAHCGMMDRDAVKPLVGMQKLKDAFMARALRGKRKADDVSILIAGNGHTRKDRGVRMFLDKSETVASVALIEVVRDRTDATDYPAFDPKLYDYVWFTPRVDEVDPCETFRAQLEAMKSKMKMHTKKADDKP, from the coding sequence ATGACCCAGCCTCATGCAAAATCAGGACGACGCCATGCCAAGCGGGTGCCTCTGGCAAACCGATGGATCACGGATGCCGTGATCGCCGGCCTGATCCTTGTGCCGCTGTGTCTCTTCCCTCTTTCCACCAAGGCCAAGGAGCCAGCCATGTTGTTAGAGGATCATCCACTCGCGAACACAATCTGGAATACCGCAACTGGCAAACAGATCGACCAATCCGCCTTGTTGAGCGCCATTGAGGACAAAATGGTGGTGATGATCGGCGAGAAGCATGACAATCCCCTGCATCATGAAAAACAGGCCCTGATGGTGCGCCACCTGCGCGAGGCCGGGGCAAAAGGCCGGTTGGTGATGGAGATGGCCGAGCAGGTGCATCAAGCGAATCTCGACAAAGCCAATCTTGAAGGACTTGATCAGCTGGGTGCGGATATCGCTTGGGAGGCGCGGGGCTGGCCTGCATGGAGCCAGTATCGACCAATCGTTTCCGAGGCCCTCAAGGCAGGCATGGAACTCAAGGCAGGCAATCCGGATCGCGCCACCCTGATGCAATTGGGTAAGGGGCAAGCACTGGATGCAGATCATCTTGTGGATCTGCGCTGGGATCGGGACTATACGGCTCCTCAACTTAATAGTTTGCTTGACGAGCTGGTCGACGCCCATTGCGGCATGATGGATCGGGATGCTGTAAAGCCGCTGGTCGGTATGCAGAAATTAAAAGATGCATTCATGGCACGTGCCTTGCGAGGGAAACGCAAGGCGGATGACGTCTCCATTCTGATTGCGGGCAATGGCCATACGCGAAAGGATCGCGGTGTCAGGATGTTTCTTGATAAATCCGAGACGGTTGCTTCCGTTGCGTTGATCGAAGTGGTCCGCGATAGAACCGATGCAACGGACTATCCCGCATTTGACCCCAAGCTGTATGACTATGTCTGGTTCACCCCTCGCGTTGATGAAGTGGACCCGTGCGAGACGTTTCGCGCGCAGCTTGAAGCCATGAAATCCAAGATGAAAATGCATACCAAAAAGGCCGACGACAAACCTTGA
- a CDS encoding FecR family protein, with translation MRLFVLYFVTMLTFMLPHSAAADEHHSWLVAKVTGTAFIAAKHERAQRVKRGMLLKPGFTLSTRSKTRILLKRGNERIQVGPSAIMALPPAKYNKPGKTLILQQSGRLDLTVNKRNVKHFSVRTPFLVATVKGTTFSVDVSGRGADVAVSNGTVEVSDNASGEMADITRGQQASVRRVNGASSGLSLKAATPAATKALNRRKTKKPKTKVNFRATRKINNTVMTLAPGSLKVSKKNAKSAATDMPSRFKSKGRMTAAQKRAAAKQAYANRMQEWARAVKRNPQLSAKQKARAERKAARAAAQAASATQSANAQASSTNRSNSNSSVSNSSNPNGNSSSKSNSSSNSNSSSNSNSSSNSNSSSNSNSSSNSNSSSNSNSSSNSNSSSHSNSSSNSNSSSHSNSSSNSNSSSHGGSNSNNNGRSR, from the coding sequence ATGCGTTTGTTCGTTCTTTACTTTGTAACGATGCTCACTTTCATGCTGCCCCATTCTGCTGCTGCGGACGAACATCATAGCTGGCTTGTAGCCAAGGTGACCGGCACCGCCTTTATTGCCGCCAAGCACGAACGTGCCCAGAGGGTCAAGCGCGGCATGTTGCTGAAACCGGGTTTTACGCTTTCAACCCGCTCCAAAACGCGGATATTGCTCAAGCGGGGCAATGAGCGCATTCAAGTGGGGCCAAGCGCGATTATGGCGCTGCCACCGGCCAAGTATAACAAGCCCGGCAAGACACTGATTTTGCAGCAGAGCGGGCGTTTGGATCTGACGGTCAACAAACGGAATGTGAAGCATTTCTCCGTTCGCACTCCATTCCTCGTCGCTACCGTCAAGGGCACGACCTTTTCGGTCGACGTCAGCGGGCGCGGCGCTGATGTTGCTGTTTCCAATGGTACTGTAGAAGTTTCGGACAATGCGAGCGGCGAGATGGCTGACATTACCCGTGGGCAGCAAGCCAGTGTTCGCCGGGTCAATGGGGCCTCCTCTGGCCTGTCGCTAAAAGCCGCCACACCTGCCGCGACCAAGGCACTGAATAGGCGCAAAACGAAGAAGCCCAAAACAAAAGTCAATTTCCGGGCGACAAGAAAGATCAACAACACTGTCATGACTTTGGCACCAGGCAGCTTGAAGGTCTCCAAGAAGAACGCAAAGTCGGCAGCAACTGATATGCCATCACGGTTCAAAAGCAAGGGTCGGATGACTGCAGCTCAAAAGCGTGCGGCAGCCAAGCAGGCCTATGCGAACCGCATGCAGGAATGGGCTCGTGCGGTCAAAAGGAATCCGCAACTAAGTGCCAAACAGAAAGCAAGAGCGGAAAGAAAGGCGGCACGTGCGGCAGCCCAGGCAGCGTCGGCGACACAAAGTGCCAATGCGCAGGCCAGCTCGACCAACCGCAGCAACTCAAATAGCAGCGTGAGCAACAGTAGCAATCCCAACGGGAACTCAAGCTCGAAAAGCAACTCCAGTTCAAACAGTAACTCAAGTTCGAACAGCAACTCAAGCTCGAACAGCAACTCCAGCTCGAACAGCAACTCAAGTTCGAACAGCAACTCAAGCTCGAACAGCAACTCAAGCTCAAACAGCAACTCCAGCTCGCACAGCAACTCCAGTTCGAACAGCAATTCAAGCTCGCACAGCAACTCAAGTTCGAACAGCAACTCAAGCTCGCATGGAGGCTCCAACTCGAACAATAACGGCAGATCCAGATAG
- a CDS encoding glycine--tRNA ligase subunit alpha has translation MTDILAPHMQPERSFQGMILALQKYWADYGCAILQPYDMEVGAGTFHPATTLRALGPRPWQVAYVQPSRRPTDGRYGENPNRLQHYYQFQVLLKPSPKDLQDLYLGSLKAIGIDSALHDIRFVEDDWESPTLGAWGLGWECWCDGMEVSQFTYFQQVCGIECAPVAGELTYGLERIAMYVQGVDNVYDLNYNGREGDEKISYGDVFLQAEQEYSRHNFEYANTEKLFRHFKDAEEECKAILAQGAGGNLHLCVLPAYDQCIKASHLFNLLDARGVISVTERQSYILRVRELAKACGEAFLLTHAGGVGYEPK, from the coding sequence ATGACCGACATTCTAGCCCCTCATATGCAGCCGGAACGCTCTTTTCAGGGCATGATCCTCGCGCTGCAGAAATACTGGGCCGATTACGGCTGCGCAATTCTCCAGCCCTATGACATGGAAGTCGGCGCCGGTACCTTCCACCCGGCCACCACCCTGCGCGCGCTCGGGCCGCGCCCGTGGCAGGTTGCTTATGTTCAGCCGTCACGTCGTCCAACCGATGGACGTTATGGCGAAAATCCCAATCGACTGCAGCATTATTACCAGTTTCAGGTTCTGTTGAAACCGAGCCCGAAAGATCTTCAGGATCTGTATCTCGGCTCGCTGAAAGCGATTGGCATCGACAGCGCTTTGCATGATATTCGCTTTGTGGAAGATGACTGGGAAAGCCCGACCCTTGGTGCATGGGGCCTTGGATGGGAATGTTGGTGCGATGGCATGGAAGTGAGCCAGTTCACCTATTTCCAGCAGGTTTGCGGCATCGAATGTGCTCCCGTCGCAGGCGAGTTGACCTATGGTCTGGAACGCATTGCCATGTATGTGCAGGGCGTCGATAACGTCTATGACCTGAACTATAATGGCCGTGAAGGCGATGAGAAAATCTCCTATGGCGATGTCTTCTTGCAGGCAGAGCAGGAATATTCCCGTCACAATTTCGAATATGCCAACACTGAGAAATTGTTCCGCCACTTCAAGGATGCGGAAGAGGAATGCAAGGCCATTCTTGCGCAGGGAGCTGGCGGCAATTTGCATCTGTGTGTGTTGCCAGCCTACGACCAGTGCATCAAGGCATCTCACCTGTTCAACCTGCTCGATGCCCGCGGTGTCATTTCCGTGACCGAACGACAGAGCTACATTCTGCGGGTTCGCGAACTCGCCAAAGCCTGTGGCGAGGCCTTTCTGCTGACCCATGCAGGCGGCGTCGGCTACGAGCCAAAGTGA
- a CDS encoding YitT family protein, translating to MSAVTNSEPLAGLEKHSLLEDVQGLSFGVLLAAVGLVFLTQLGFITGQTAGLALIISYATGYDLGIVFFLVNLPFYWFTYQRLGWRFTVKSALCVAGLSVLMQVLPPLMTFETLNPFFGTLAFGVLTGTGLLAIIRHEGSLGGAGALALTVQEATGFKAGYVQQLFDIGIFGTALFLLPLNVIGWSLFGSLILNAIIAINHRRDRYIGR from the coding sequence ATGAGCGCAGTCACGAATAGCGAGCCGCTTGCCGGTCTTGAAAAGCATTCATTGCTGGAAGATGTCCAGGGCCTGTCCTTCGGCGTTCTGCTGGCCGCTGTCGGTCTGGTCTTTCTGACCCAGCTGGGTTTCATTACAGGACAGACCGCCGGATTGGCTTTGATAATATCCTACGCTACCGGTTACGATCTGGGGATCGTGTTCTTTCTGGTCAACTTGCCCTTCTATTGGTTCACCTATCAGCGCCTTGGCTGGCGCTTTACGGTCAAATCCGCGCTCTGTGTGGCAGGGTTGTCGGTGTTGATGCAGGTTTTGCCCCCTCTGATGACCTTCGAGACACTCAATCCGTTCTTCGGTACCCTCGCCTTTGGCGTGCTGACAGGGACCGGGTTGTTGGCTATCATTCGCCATGAAGGTAGCCTTGGGGGCGCTGGCGCATTGGCGTTGACCGTGCAGGAGGCCACCGGTTTCAAGGCCGGTTACGTGCAACAATTGTTTGATATCGGGATCTTTGGGACCGCCCTTTTCCTATTACCGCTCAATGTGATTGGCTGGTCCTTGTTTGGCTCGCTCATTCTCAATGCCATCATCGCCATCAATCACCGTCGGGACCGTTATATCGGACGCTAA
- the moaB gene encoding molybdenum cofactor biosynthesis protein B, translated as MAHSSGPRSFIPVKIAILTVSDTRTLEDDKSGQILVDRLEAAGHILADRAIVKDDVEAIQAQTKAWIADKGVDVIISTGGTGFTGRDVTPEAMIPLFEKHMDGFSWLFHKISFEKIGTSTIQSRATGGVAGATYIFCIPGSSGACKDAWDGIFAYQLDYRHTPCNFVEMMPRLDEHLKRSKLQTQPAK; from the coding sequence ATGGCTCACAGTTCCGGCCCCCGTTCCTTCATTCCCGTAAAGATCGCCATTCTGACAGTGTCCGACACAAGGACGCTGGAGGACGACAAGTCTGGTCAGATATTGGTGGACCGCCTTGAGGCGGCCGGACACATATTGGCTGACAGGGCAATCGTCAAAGATGATGTCGAGGCCATTCAGGCACAAACCAAGGCCTGGATTGCGGACAAGGGCGTCGACGTGATCATTTCAACGGGCGGCACAGGCTTTACCGGTCGCGATGTGACGCCGGAAGCGATGATTCCGCTGTTCGAAAAACATATGGACGGCTTTTCGTGGCTGTTTCACAAGATTTCATTTGAAAAAATCGGCACTTCAACCATCCAGTCTCGCGCGACAGGCGGCGTGGCTGGCGCGACCTATATTTTCTGTATTCCCGGTTCATCCGGGGCCTGCAAGGATGCATGGGATGGTATCTTTGCCTATCAGCTGGACTATCGCCATACGCCCTGCAATTTCGTTGAGATGATGCCCCGTCTCGATGAGCATCTCAAACGCTCCAAGCTTCAGACCCAGCCAGCAAAGTGA